A section of the Centroberyx gerrardi isolate f3 chromosome 8, fCenGer3.hap1.cur.20231027, whole genome shotgun sequence genome encodes:
- the lhx2b gene encoding LIM/homeobox protein Lhx2b isoform X1, giving the protein MLFHGLPGGDVHGVVEEMDRRGKSESAAISSAIDMGESETPMPCMTSERVALCAGCGRKIADRYYLLAVDKQWHMRCLKCCECKLNLESELTCFSKDGSIYCKEDYYRRFSVQRCARCHLGISASEMVMRARDLVYHLNCFTCTTCSKMLTTGDHFGMKDSLVYCRLHFETLIQGEYQTHFNHADVVPHKGLGPANTLGLSYFNGVGTVQKGRPRKRKSPGPGAELAAYNAALSCNENDGDSMDRDSQYSSSQKTKRMRTSFKHHQLRTMKSYFAINHNPDAKDLKQLAQKTGLTKRVLQVWFQNARAKFRRNLLRQESTGVDKASDGSTLQGGTPSGPASEISNASMSPSSTPTTLTDLTNPTMPTVTSVLSQVPGGMDVHECRSPSQTTLTSLF; this is encoded by the exons ATGCTTTTCCACGGCCTCCCTGGAGGCGACGTGCACGGCGTGGTGGAGGAGATGGACCGGCGAGGGAAGAGCGAGTCAGCGGCCATCAGCTCAGCCATCGATATGGGGGAATCTGAAACG CCCATGCCGTGTATGACCAGCGAGCGGGTGGCCCTGTGTGCGGGCTGCGGCAGGAAGATAGCGGACCGGTACTACCTGCTGGCCGTGGATAAACAGTGGCACATGCGCTGCCTCAAGTGCTGCGAGTGCAAACTGAACCTGGAGTCTGAGCTCACCTGCTTCAGCAAGGACGGCAGCATCTACTGCAAGGAGGACTACTACAG AAGATTTTCGGTGCAGAGATGCGCTCGGTGTCACCTGGGGATCTCGGCCTCGGAGATGGTGATGCGGGCCCGGGACTTGGTCTACCACCTCAACTGCTTCACCTGCACCACCTGCAGCAAGATGCTCACCACCGGAGACCACTTTGGCATGAAGGACAGTCTGGTGTACTGTCGGCTGCACTTTGAGACTCTCATCCAGGGAGAATATCAGACACATTTTAACCATGCGGACGTTGTGCCGCACAAAGGCCTGGGCCCGGCCAACACACTCGGACTATCCTACTTCAACGGCGTGGGGACGGTGCAGAAAGGCCGGCCCAGGAAGAGGAAAAGCCCCGGGCCGGGGGCCGAGCTGGCCGCCTATAACGCAG CGCTGAGCTGTAATGAGAACGACGGTGACTCCATGGACAGGGACTCGCAGTACAGCTCCAGTCAGAAGACCAAGCGCATGCGGACGTCCTTCAAGCACCACCAGCTGAGGACCATGAAGTCCTACTTCGCCATCAACCACAACCCCGACGCCAAGGACCTGAAGCAGCTGGCCCAGAAGACCGGCCTCACCAAGCGGGTCCTGCAG GTGTGGTTCCAGAACGCCCGGGCCAAGTTCAGGAGGAACCTGCTGCGGCAGGAGAGCACCGGGGTGGACAAGGCGTCGGACGGCTCCACGCTGCAGGGCGGGACGCCGTCGGGCCCGGCCTCGGAGATCTCCAACGCCTCCATGAGCCCGTCCAGCACGCCCACCACCCTGACGGACTTGACCAACCCCACCATGCCCACCGTCACCTCCGTGCTCAGCCAGGTGCCAGGCGGCATGGACGTGCACGAGTGCCGGAGCCCGTCGCAGACCACCCTGACCAGCCTCTTCTGA
- the lhx2b gene encoding LIM/homeobox protein Lhx2b isoform X3, with amino-acid sequence MLFHGLPGGDVHGVVEEMDRRGKSESAAISSAIDMGESETPMPCMTSERVALCAGCGRKIADRYYLLAVDKQWHMRCLKCCECKLNLESELTCFSKDGSIYCKEDYYRRFSVQRCARCHLGISASEMVMRARDLVYHLNCFTCTTCSKMLTTGDHFGMKDSLVYCRLHFETLIQGEYQTHFNHADVVPHKGLGPANTLGLSYFNGVGTVQKGRPRKRKSPGPGAELAAYNAGSCNENDGDSMDRDSQYSSSQKTKRMRTSFKHHQLRTMKSYFAINHNPDAKDLKQLAQKTGLTKRVLQESTGVDKASDGSTLQGGTPSGPASEISNASMSPSSTPTTLTDLTNPTMPTVTSVLSQVPGGMDVHECRSPSQTTLTSLF; translated from the exons ATGCTTTTCCACGGCCTCCCTGGAGGCGACGTGCACGGCGTGGTGGAGGAGATGGACCGGCGAGGGAAGAGCGAGTCAGCGGCCATCAGCTCAGCCATCGATATGGGGGAATCTGAAACG CCCATGCCGTGTATGACCAGCGAGCGGGTGGCCCTGTGTGCGGGCTGCGGCAGGAAGATAGCGGACCGGTACTACCTGCTGGCCGTGGATAAACAGTGGCACATGCGCTGCCTCAAGTGCTGCGAGTGCAAACTGAACCTGGAGTCTGAGCTCACCTGCTTCAGCAAGGACGGCAGCATCTACTGCAAGGAGGACTACTACAG AAGATTTTCGGTGCAGAGATGCGCTCGGTGTCACCTGGGGATCTCGGCCTCGGAGATGGTGATGCGGGCCCGGGACTTGGTCTACCACCTCAACTGCTTCACCTGCACCACCTGCAGCAAGATGCTCACCACCGGAGACCACTTTGGCATGAAGGACAGTCTGGTGTACTGTCGGCTGCACTTTGAGACTCTCATCCAGGGAGAATATCAGACACATTTTAACCATGCGGACGTTGTGCCGCACAAAGGCCTGGGCCCGGCCAACACACTCGGACTATCCTACTTCAACGGCGTGGGGACGGTGCAGAAAGGCCGGCCCAGGAAGAGGAAAAGCCCCGGGCCGGGGGCCGAGCTGGCCGCCTATAACGCAGGTAG CTGTAATGAGAACGACGGTGACTCCATGGACAGGGACTCGCAGTACAGCTCCAGTCAGAAGACCAAGCGCATGCGGACGTCCTTCAAGCACCACCAGCTGAGGACCATGAAGTCCTACTTCGCCATCAACCACAACCCCGACGCCAAGGACCTGAAGCAGCTGGCCCAGAAGACCGGCCTCACCAAGCGGGTCCTGCAG GAGAGCACCGGGGTGGACAAGGCGTCGGACGGCTCCACGCTGCAGGGCGGGACGCCGTCGGGCCCGGCCTCGGAGATCTCCAACGCCTCCATGAGCCCGTCCAGCACGCCCACCACCCTGACGGACTTGACCAACCCCACCATGCCCACCGTCACCTCCGTGCTCAGCCAGGTGCCAGGCGGCATGGACGTGCACGAGTGCCGGAGCCCGTCGCAGACCACCCTGACCAGCCTCTTCTGA
- the lhx2b gene encoding LIM/homeobox protein Lhx2b isoform X2, translated as MLFHGLPGGDVHGVVEEMDRRGKSESAAISSAIDMGESETPMPCMTSERVALCAGCGRKIADRYYLLAVDKQWHMRCLKCCECKLNLESELTCFSKDGSIYCKEDYYRRFSVQRCARCHLGISASEMVMRARDLVYHLNCFTCTTCSKMLTTGDHFGMKDSLVYCRLHFETLIQGEYQTHFNHADVVPHKGLGPANTLGLSYFNGVGTVQKGRPRKRKSPGPGAELAAYNAGSCNENDGDSMDRDSQYSSSQKTKRMRTSFKHHQLRTMKSYFAINHNPDAKDLKQLAQKTGLTKRVLQVWFQNARAKFRRNLLRQESTGVDKASDGSTLQGGTPSGPASEISNASMSPSSTPTTLTDLTNPTMPTVTSVLSQVPGGMDVHECRSPSQTTLTSLF; from the exons ATGCTTTTCCACGGCCTCCCTGGAGGCGACGTGCACGGCGTGGTGGAGGAGATGGACCGGCGAGGGAAGAGCGAGTCAGCGGCCATCAGCTCAGCCATCGATATGGGGGAATCTGAAACG CCCATGCCGTGTATGACCAGCGAGCGGGTGGCCCTGTGTGCGGGCTGCGGCAGGAAGATAGCGGACCGGTACTACCTGCTGGCCGTGGATAAACAGTGGCACATGCGCTGCCTCAAGTGCTGCGAGTGCAAACTGAACCTGGAGTCTGAGCTCACCTGCTTCAGCAAGGACGGCAGCATCTACTGCAAGGAGGACTACTACAG AAGATTTTCGGTGCAGAGATGCGCTCGGTGTCACCTGGGGATCTCGGCCTCGGAGATGGTGATGCGGGCCCGGGACTTGGTCTACCACCTCAACTGCTTCACCTGCACCACCTGCAGCAAGATGCTCACCACCGGAGACCACTTTGGCATGAAGGACAGTCTGGTGTACTGTCGGCTGCACTTTGAGACTCTCATCCAGGGAGAATATCAGACACATTTTAACCATGCGGACGTTGTGCCGCACAAAGGCCTGGGCCCGGCCAACACACTCGGACTATCCTACTTCAACGGCGTGGGGACGGTGCAGAAAGGCCGGCCCAGGAAGAGGAAAAGCCCCGGGCCGGGGGCCGAGCTGGCCGCCTATAACGCAGGTAG CTGTAATGAGAACGACGGTGACTCCATGGACAGGGACTCGCAGTACAGCTCCAGTCAGAAGACCAAGCGCATGCGGACGTCCTTCAAGCACCACCAGCTGAGGACCATGAAGTCCTACTTCGCCATCAACCACAACCCCGACGCCAAGGACCTGAAGCAGCTGGCCCAGAAGACCGGCCTCACCAAGCGGGTCCTGCAG GTGTGGTTCCAGAACGCCCGGGCCAAGTTCAGGAGGAACCTGCTGCGGCAGGAGAGCACCGGGGTGGACAAGGCGTCGGACGGCTCCACGCTGCAGGGCGGGACGCCGTCGGGCCCGGCCTCGGAGATCTCCAACGCCTCCATGAGCCCGTCCAGCACGCCCACCACCCTGACGGACTTGACCAACCCCACCATGCCCACCGTCACCTCCGTGCTCAGCCAGGTGCCAGGCGGCATGGACGTGCACGAGTGCCGGAGCCCGTCGCAGACCACCCTGACCAGCCTCTTCTGA